A genome region from Brassica oleracea var. oleracea cultivar TO1000 chromosome C2, BOL, whole genome shotgun sequence includes the following:
- the LOC106323371 gene encoding LOW QUALITY PROTEIN: uncharacterized protein LOC106323371 (The sequence of the model RefSeq protein was modified relative to this genomic sequence to represent the inferred CDS: substituted 1 base at 1 genomic stop codon), translating to WKIIYAREDQSFQEPPRSESLLESFIITIIGVSTVVFHSSGRCSQERRSIPSRKKXFLRLLLLRRFSAVASLNPPSENLINILFFRRILSFGNGRIFVIDISLNGQAKACLVETIRMLVTLIRALSVNQRELRSLRITGRALLLLLHRHLPQKIEDWSRHHHANDTHENQSSESEREKVDLPLSLAYGRRVSERAVAGALRSSDRDNPPASLSPSLHGRLVGALVQSQSAVDNSGSEPSSLVALRLE from the exons TGGAAGATAATCTATGCAAGAGAGGATCAGTCATTTCAAGAACCTCCTCGGTCGGAGTCTCTTCTAGAATCTTTTATTATTACCATCATCGGGGTCTCGACGGTGGTGTTCCATTCAAGTGGGAGATGCAGCCAGGAACGCCGATCAATCCCCAGCCGGAAGAAATAGTTCCTCCGCTTACTCCTCCTCCGGCGCTTCTCAGCCGTAGCCTCACTAAACCCTCCTTCGGAGAATCTAATAAACATTCTCTTTTTCCGGCGAATCTTAAGCTTTGGAAATGGAAGAATCTTCGTAATAGATATTTCTCTAAATGGTCAAGCCAAAGCATGCTTAGTCGAG ACTATAAGAATGCTCGTCACGTTGATTCGAGCTCTTTCGGTGAATCAGAGAGAGTTGAGGAGTCTGAGGATTACAGGTCGAGCTCTTCTTCTTCTTCTTCATCGTCATCTTCCTCAAAAGATCGAAGATTGGTCAAGGCATCACCACGCCAATG ATACCCATGAGAATCAAAGCAGTGAGAGTGAGAGAGAGAAAGTAGATCTGCCTTTGAGTCTGGCGTACGGCCGGCGCGTGAGCGAGCGTGCCGTCGCCGGAGCCCTTCGTTCTTCCGATAGAGATAATCCTCCTGCTTCTCTTTCGCCTTCTCTTCATGGCCGTCTTGTCGGAGCTTTGGTCCAGTCCCAATCCGCCGTCGACAACTCGGGGAGTGAACCGTCATCATTGGTGGCGCTGCGGCTGGAGTAA
- the LOC106323372 gene encoding uncharacterized protein LOC106323372, with protein MRMKITLKVHKVWEAVEDVTTNREKNDMALALLFQSIPETLILQAGELDKAKQVWEAIKTRHVGAERELASKSAALGVTIEEAKIVKKFLMSLPRKKYIHIVASLEQVLDLNTTSFEDILGRLKAYEERIFEEEETEEGQRKLMYVNYENQTNRQQQDQGNRSEQNSRDYNRGYNRDYNSESYKGRGHRGRDYYRGRGRGRYSERDASQITCFLCDKTGHFAALCPDRLLKLQETHEGDNTETQEADKLMMHEGVFLNEKNVLPEKYETNSGGNNIWYLDNGASNHMTGDRRYFSKLDNTITG; from the exons ATGAGAATGAAGATTACCCTAAAAGTTCATAAGGTTTGGGAGGCAGTTGAGGATGTGACAACAAACAGAGAGAAGAACGATATGGCGCTAGCTCTGTTATTCCAGTCGATACCGGAAACTCTCATCCTGCAGGCCGGAGAACTTGACAAAGCTAAGCAAGTATGGGAGGCCATAAAGACGAGACATGTAGGAGCGGAACGA GAACTAGCTTCCAAGTCGGCTGCTCTAGGAGTTACCATTGAAGAAGCAAAAATTGTCAAGAAATTTCTCATGAGTTTGCCGAGGAAGAAGTATATCCATATTGTTGCATCTCTCGAGCAAGTACTTGATCTTAACACTACGAGTTTTGAAGACATCCTAGGAAGATTAAAAGCGTATGAGGAGAGGATTTTTGAAGAAGAAGAGACCGAAGAAGGTCAGAGAAAACTCATGTATGTTAATTATGAGAATCAAACAAATCGCCAGCAACAAGATCAAGGAAACCGCTCAGAGCAGAACAGTCGAGACTACAACCGCGGCTATAATCGTGACTATAACTCAGAGTCATATAAAGGTAGGGGTCACAGAGGCCGTGACTACTATAGAGGAAGAGGACGCGGGCGTTATAGTGAGAGAGATGCATCACAAATCACATGTTTTCTTTGCGATAAAACTGGCCACTTCGCAGCGTTGTGTCCCGACAGGTTACTCAAGTTGCAGGAGACTCACGAAGGAGACAACACTGAGACACAAGAGGCCGATAAACTTATGATGCATGAAGGGGTCTTCTTGAACGAGAAGAACGTTTTGCCAGAGAAGTATGAAACAAATTCCGGAGGAAACAATATCTGGTATCTTGATAACGGGGCTAGTAATCATATGACGGGAGATCGAAGATACTTTTCTAAACTTGATAATACTATTACGGGGTAG
- the LOC106322555 gene encoding AP2-like ethylene-responsive transcription factor AIL5 isoform X1, whose translation MKNNNNKSSSSYDSSLSPSSSSSSHQNWLSFSLSNNNNFNSSSNPNLATSTSDHPHPSHLSLFQAFSPTPVHRQDESPGASSGDATAVLSMYPGGPKLENFLGGGATTTTGQMQQGQSLGDVVFSSSVEQPRHPPSAAEIYDYELKSIAASFLGNYSGGHSSEVSSGQKQQNSTTATEVSPTPKKNVESFGQRTSIYRGVTRHRWTGRYEAHLWDNSCRREGQSRKGRQVYLGGYDKEDKAARAYDLAALKYWGPTTTTNFPISNYELELEEMKHMTRQEFVASLRRKSSGFSRGASMYRGVTRHHQHGRWQARIGRVAGNKDLYLGTFSTQEEAAEAYDIAAIKFRGLNAVTNFDISRYDVKSIASCNLPVGGLNSKPSPVTPALDKQVDISPSDPPSLTTPSLIFNVATPVHDHEGTFFHMIKQDPAAHYWSNVFGFPPNLKTETRPVATFGSDLHNSSSGFPIMPVMQDEGNNFGGGFVESEGYNNHSAASSPVSAIPLPSTVDDGNAGYGGNINWISNNTPNSYQTAKSNLSVLQTPVFGLE comes from the exons ATGAAGAACAATAACAACAAATCTTCTTCTAGCTATGATTCTTCTTTGTCTCCTTCTTCTTCATCTTCTTCCCACCAGAACTGGCTCTCATTTTCTCTCTCCAACAACAATAACTTCAACTCTTCCTCAAACCCTAATCTCGCCACCTCCACATCTGATCATCCTCACCCTTCTCACCTCTCTCTCTTTCAAGCTTTCTCCCCAACTCCAG TTCACCGGCAAGATGAGTCACCCGGAGCTTCCAGCGGCGATGCCACAGCGGTTCTTTCCATGTACCCTGGCGGGCCAAAACTCGAGAATTTCCTCGGCGGTGGAGCCACAACGACGACAGGACAAATGCAACAAGGTCAATCTCTCGGCGACGTTGTCTTCTCTTCGAGCGTAGAGCAGCCACGTCATCCTCCGTCGGCCGCCGAGATCTATGACTATGAGCTCAAATCCATAGCTGCTAGCTTTCTCGGGAACTATTCAGGTGGACACTCATCGGAAGTATCTAGCGGACAAAAACAACAAAACTCTACAACTGCCACAGAGGTTTCCCCGACGCCAAAGAAGAATGTAGAGAGTTTCGGACAACGTACTTCGATTTATAGAGGGGTCACAAG GCATAGATGGACTGGAAGATACGAAGCTCATCTATGGGATAACAGTTGCCGAAGAGAAGGCCAAAGCAGAAAAGGAAGACAAG TTTATTTAG GTGGTTATGACAAGGAAGACAAAGCTGCTAGAGCTTATGATCTTGCAGCTCTTAAGTATTGGGGTCCTACAACTACTACGAATTTCCCA ATATCGAATTATGAGCTTGAACTTGAAGAGATGAAACACATGACTCGACAAGAGTTTGTTGCTTCTCTGAGACG GAAAAGCAGTGGGTTCTCTAGGGGTGCCTCCATGTACAGAGGTGTTACTAG ACATCATCAGCATGGTCGATGGCAGGCACGAATTGGAAGGGTTGCAGGAAACAAAGACCTTTACCTTGGCACATTCA GCACTCAAGAGGAGGCTGCAGAGGCATATGATATAGCGGCTATTAAGTTCCGTGGGCTAAATGCAGTAACAAACTTTGATATCAGCCGCTATGATGTCAAGTCGATCGCTAGCTGTAACCTCCCCGTGGGTGGACTAAACTCTAAACCATCTCCAGTAACCCCAGCCCTTGACAAACAAGTTGATATATCTCCATCTGATCCTCCATCTCTGACCACACCATCACTCATCTTCAACGTGGCAACACCGGTCCATGACCATGAAGGAACTTTTTTCCACATGATCAAACAAGACCCAGCTGCTCATTACTGGTCTAACGTTTTTGGATTCCCGCCAAACCTGAAAACCGAGACCCGACCAGTAGCAACCTTTGGGTCAGATCTTCACAACTCCTCTTCGGGATTTCCTATAATGCCGGTAATGCAAGACGAAGGAAACAACTTTGGTGGTGGGTTTGTTGAGTCAGAAGGGTATAACAATCATTCAGCTGCATCAAGTCCTGTCTCAGCAATCCCTCTGCCCTCAACGGTAGATGACGGTAACGCAGGATATGGTGGGAACATAAATTGGATAAGTAACAACACTCCAAATTCTTACCAAACTGCCAAGTCAAATCTCTCCGTCTTGCAAACTCCGGTTTTTGGATTGGAATGA
- the LOC106322555 gene encoding AP2-like ethylene-responsive transcription factor AIL5 isoform X2, translated as MKNNNNKSSSSYDSSLSPSSSSSSHQNWLSFSLSNNNNFNSSSNPNLATSTSDHPHPSHLSLFQAFSPTPVHRQDESPGASSGDATAVLSMYPGGPKLENFLGGGATTTTGQMQQGQSLGDVVFSSSVEQPRHPPSAAEIYDYELKSIAASFLGNYSGGHSSEVSSGQKQQNSTTATEVSPTPKKNVESFGQRTSIYRGVTRHRWTGRYEAHLWDNSCRREGQSRKGRQVYLGGYDKEDKAARAYDLAALKYWGPTTTTNFPISNYELELEEMKHMTRQEFVASLRRGFSRGASMYRGVTRHHQHGRWQARIGRVAGNKDLYLGTFSTQEEAAEAYDIAAIKFRGLNAVTNFDISRYDVKSIASCNLPVGGLNSKPSPVTPALDKQVDISPSDPPSLTTPSLIFNVATPVHDHEGTFFHMIKQDPAAHYWSNVFGFPPNLKTETRPVATFGSDLHNSSSGFPIMPVMQDEGNNFGGGFVESEGYNNHSAASSPVSAIPLPSTVDDGNAGYGGNINWISNNTPNSYQTAKSNLSVLQTPVFGLE; from the exons ATGAAGAACAATAACAACAAATCTTCTTCTAGCTATGATTCTTCTTTGTCTCCTTCTTCTTCATCTTCTTCCCACCAGAACTGGCTCTCATTTTCTCTCTCCAACAACAATAACTTCAACTCTTCCTCAAACCCTAATCTCGCCACCTCCACATCTGATCATCCTCACCCTTCTCACCTCTCTCTCTTTCAAGCTTTCTCCCCAACTCCAG TTCACCGGCAAGATGAGTCACCCGGAGCTTCCAGCGGCGATGCCACAGCGGTTCTTTCCATGTACCCTGGCGGGCCAAAACTCGAGAATTTCCTCGGCGGTGGAGCCACAACGACGACAGGACAAATGCAACAAGGTCAATCTCTCGGCGACGTTGTCTTCTCTTCGAGCGTAGAGCAGCCACGTCATCCTCCGTCGGCCGCCGAGATCTATGACTATGAGCTCAAATCCATAGCTGCTAGCTTTCTCGGGAACTATTCAGGTGGACACTCATCGGAAGTATCTAGCGGACAAAAACAACAAAACTCTACAACTGCCACAGAGGTTTCCCCGACGCCAAAGAAGAATGTAGAGAGTTTCGGACAACGTACTTCGATTTATAGAGGGGTCACAAG GCATAGATGGACTGGAAGATACGAAGCTCATCTATGGGATAACAGTTGCCGAAGAGAAGGCCAAAGCAGAAAAGGAAGACAAG TTTATTTAG GTGGTTATGACAAGGAAGACAAAGCTGCTAGAGCTTATGATCTTGCAGCTCTTAAGTATTGGGGTCCTACAACTACTACGAATTTCCCA ATATCGAATTATGAGCTTGAACTTGAAGAGATGAAACACATGACTCGACAAGAGTTTGTTGCTTCTCTGAGACG TGGGTTCTCTAGGGGTGCCTCCATGTACAGAGGTGTTACTAG ACATCATCAGCATGGTCGATGGCAGGCACGAATTGGAAGGGTTGCAGGAAACAAAGACCTTTACCTTGGCACATTCA GCACTCAAGAGGAGGCTGCAGAGGCATATGATATAGCGGCTATTAAGTTCCGTGGGCTAAATGCAGTAACAAACTTTGATATCAGCCGCTATGATGTCAAGTCGATCGCTAGCTGTAACCTCCCCGTGGGTGGACTAAACTCTAAACCATCTCCAGTAACCCCAGCCCTTGACAAACAAGTTGATATATCTCCATCTGATCCTCCATCTCTGACCACACCATCACTCATCTTCAACGTGGCAACACCGGTCCATGACCATGAAGGAACTTTTTTCCACATGATCAAACAAGACCCAGCTGCTCATTACTGGTCTAACGTTTTTGGATTCCCGCCAAACCTGAAAACCGAGACCCGACCAGTAGCAACCTTTGGGTCAGATCTTCACAACTCCTCTTCGGGATTTCCTATAATGCCGGTAATGCAAGACGAAGGAAACAACTTTGGTGGTGGGTTTGTTGAGTCAGAAGGGTATAACAATCATTCAGCTGCATCAAGTCCTGTCTCAGCAATCCCTCTGCCCTCAACGGTAGATGACGGTAACGCAGGATATGGTGGGAACATAAATTGGATAAGTAACAACACTCCAAATTCTTACCAAACTGCCAAGTCAAATCTCTCCGTCTTGCAAACTCCGGTTTTTGGATTGGAATGA